A single window of Salvia splendens isolate huo1 chromosome 6, SspV2, whole genome shotgun sequence DNA harbors:
- the LOC121809387 gene encoding thionin-like protein 2, which produces MEVRKLLRALVVLVLCVVGMLSGKSTATTFKDCYTKCFIFCMIEPSQTLCSCTTHCLKDCIFQEIQNDVHEDSDNLGFCKLGCAFSMCSAFSSKHKPNGEKVDGCVGSCSNKCTKSYTSP; this is translated from the exons ATGGAGGTGAGGAAATTATTGAGAGCACTTGTCGTGCTAGTTTTATGTGTAGTAGGCATGCTAAGTGGAAAATCCACTGCAACTACTTTCAAAGACTGCTACACAAAATGCTTCATTTTCTGCATGATTGAACCTTCACAAACCCTCTGCTCCTGCACCACCCACTGCTTGAAGGATTGCATCTTCCAAGAAATCCAGAACGATGTTCATGAAGATTCCGACAACCTCGGCTTCTGCAAACTCGGCTGCGCCTTCTCCATGTGCTCGGCTTTCAGCTCCAAACACAAGCCCA ATGGTGAGAAGGTGGATGGCTGTGTGGGGTCATGTTCAAACAAGTGCACCAAGAGCTACACTTCACCTTAG
- the LOC121809385 gene encoding nuclear pore complex protein NUP50A-like isoform X1: MGDAENLQPSKKRAAGVQLSRENPGLDDDAPEQETGTFKKASDDVLAKRKIVKVRRQQISTPSGPPPSSSNPFAAIRLVPPTSSAPSQVEAHNGQCKEAESKSENKVEEPSNDESTKAEKTDVQDDNSKHSENKVDDSKPQPDDTNDNVVDESSKDESTKVEKIAVIDDNSKLSENKVVDSKPQPNDTNANVVDQEKDNSVAEEVAEGGNSGDGVTKSTEADTADTQTGKDVKNCGDEKEKDNEAAAEKNEETVPFGSFQQLSSSQNAFTSLSGTGFSGTSFSFGSITTDGTSPKSDSTTFSFGGSNGSSIFGSVGASTISKSEGTKFPPKQEVPLETGEEDEKAVFTADSILFEYIGGSWKERGKGELKVNTSTTGTGKARLVMRARGNYRLILNASLYPDMKLTNMDKKGITFACVNSGGEGKDALSTFALKFKDPSIVEDFRAEVNKHKSTAPVALRTPENSPKADE; the protein is encoded by the coding sequence ATGGGGGATGCAGAAAACCTCCAACCATCTAAAAAGAGAGCTGCTGGAGTCCAACTATCTCGTGAAAACCCTGGCCTGGATGACGATGCACCGGAACAAGAGACAGGAACCTTTAAGAAAGCAAGTGATGATGTTTTGGCCAAAAGAAAAATAGTGAAAGTACGTCGCCAGCAAATTTCAACTCCATCTGGCCCACCTCCATCTTCTTCTAATCCTTTTGCTGCCATCCGGTTGGTTCCTCCTACTTCATCTGCTCCTTCGCAGGTAGAGGCACACAATGGTCAGTGTAAGGAAGCAGAGAGCAAATCCGAAAATAAGGTTGAAGAACCATCAAATGATGAATCCACCAAGGCTGAAAAAACTGATGTCCAGGATGACAATTCTAAGCATTCTGAAAACAAGGTTGAtgactcaaaacctcaaccagATGATACAAATGATAATGTGGTTGACGAGTCATCAAAAGATGAATCCACTAAGGTTGAAAAAATTGCTGTCATCGATGACAATTCTAAGCTATCTGAAAACAAGGTTGTtgactcaaaacctcaaccaaATGATACAAATGCTAATGTGGTTGACCAAGAGAAGGATAACTCTGTGGCAGAGGAAGTTGCGGAAGGTGGGAATTCTGGGGATGGGGTGACAAAGTCTACAGAAGCTGATACTGCTGACACACAAACAGGGAAGGATGTAAAAAATTGTGGAGATGAAAAGGAGAAAGACAATGAGGCAGCTGCAGAAAAGAATGAAGAAACTGTCCCATTTGGCTCATTTCAACAACTATCAAGTAGCCAAAATGCTTTCACCAGTCTTAGTGGAACAGGGTTTTCTGGTACCTCATTCTCATTCGGATCGATTACTACAGATGGTACTTCCCCGAAGAGTGACTCTACTACCTTCAGTTTTGGTGGTTCTAATGGAAGCTCTATTTTTGGTAGTGTTGGGGCAAGTACTATCAGTAAGAGCGAGGGCACCAAATTTCCTCCAAAGCAGGAGGTTCCTCTGGAAACTGGAGAAGAGGATGAGAAAGCTGTTTTCACTGCAGATTCTATTCTTTTTGAATATATCGGTGGATCTTGGAAGGAGCGAGGGAAAGGGGAACTGAAGGTTAATACATCAACCACAGGTACAGGAAAAGCCAGACTTGTTATGAGGGCTCGAGGAAATTATCGGTTAATTCTGAATGCTAGCCTTTATCCAGACATGAAGCTTACGAATATGGACAAGAAAGGCATCACTTTTGCCTGCGTGAACAGCGGTGGTGAGGGGAAAGACGCACTTTCAACATTTGCTCTGAAATTCAAGGATCCTTCTATAGTTGAAGATTTTCGAGCAGAGGTCAACAAGCACAAGTCTACTGCTCCAGTAGCACTGAGAACCCCAGAAAATTCTCCCAAAGCTGATGAATGA
- the LOC121809385 gene encoding nuclear pore complex protein NUP50A-like isoform X2: protein MGDAENLQPSKKRAAGVQLSRENPGLDDDAPEQETGTFKKASDDVLAKRKIVKVEAHNGQCKEAESKSENKVEEPSNDESTKAEKTDVQDDNSKHSENKVDDSKPQPDDTNDNVVDESSKDESTKVEKIAVIDDNSKLSENKVVDSKPQPNDTNANVVDQEKDNSVAEEVAEGGNSGDGVTKSTEADTADTQTGKDVKNCGDEKEKDNEAAAEKNEETVPFGSFQQLSSSQNAFTSLSGTGFSGTSFSFGSITTDGTSPKSDSTTFSFGGSNGSSIFGSVGASTISKSEGTKFPPKQEVPLETGEEDEKAVFTADSILFEYIGGSWKERGKGELKVNTSTTGTGKARLVMRARGNYRLILNASLYPDMKLTNMDKKGITFACVNSGGEGKDALSTFALKFKDPSIVEDFRAEVNKHKSTAPVALRTPENSPKADE from the exons ATGGGGGATGCAGAAAACCTCCAACCATCTAAAAAGAGAGCTGCTGGAGTCCAACTATCTCGTGAAAACCCTGGCCTGGATGACGATGCACCGGAACAAGAGACAGGAACCTTTAAGAAAGCAAGTGATGATGTTTTGGCCAAAAGAAAAATAGTGAAA GTAGAGGCACACAATGGTCAGTGTAAGGAAGCAGAGAGCAAATCCGAAAATAAGGTTGAAGAACCATCAAATGATGAATCCACCAAGGCTGAAAAAACTGATGTCCAGGATGACAATTCTAAGCATTCTGAAAACAAGGTTGAtgactcaaaacctcaaccagATGATACAAATGATAATGTGGTTGACGAGTCATCAAAAGATGAATCCACTAAGGTTGAAAAAATTGCTGTCATCGATGACAATTCTAAGCTATCTGAAAACAAGGTTGTtgactcaaaacctcaaccaaATGATACAAATGCTAATGTGGTTGACCAAGAGAAGGATAACTCTGTGGCAGAGGAAGTTGCGGAAGGTGGGAATTCTGGGGATGGGGTGACAAAGTCTACAGAAGCTGATACTGCTGACACACAAACAGGGAAGGATGTAAAAAATTGTGGAGATGAAAAGGAGAAAGACAATGAGGCAGCTGCAGAAAAGAATGAAGAAACTGTCCCATTTGGCTCATTTCAACAACTATCAAGTAGCCAAAATGCTTTCACCAGTCTTAGTGGAACAGGGTTTTCTGGTACCTCATTCTCATTCGGATCGATTACTACAGATGGTACTTCCCCGAAGAGTGACTCTACTACCTTCAGTTTTGGTGGTTCTAATGGAAGCTCTATTTTTGGTAGTGTTGGGGCAAGTACTATCAGTAAGAGCGAGGGCACCAAATTTCCTCCAAAGCAGGAGGTTCCTCTGGAAACTGGAGAAGAGGATGAGAAAGCTGTTTTCACTGCAGATTCTATTCTTTTTGAATATATCGGTGGATCTTGGAAGGAGCGAGGGAAAGGGGAACTGAAGGTTAATACATCAACCACAGGTACAGGAAAAGCCAGACTTGTTATGAGGGCTCGAGGAAATTATCGGTTAATTCTGAATGCTAGCCTTTATCCAGACATGAAGCTTACGAATATGGACAAGAAAGGCATCACTTTTGCCTGCGTGAACAGCGGTGGTGAGGGGAAAGACGCACTTTCAACATTTGCTCTGAAATTCAAGGATCCTTCTATAGTTGAAGATTTTCGAGCAGAGGTCAACAAGCACAAGTCTACTGCTCCAGTAGCACTGAGAACCCCAGAAAATTCTCCCAAAGCTGATGAATGA